The region CGAGGCGGTGCTGCCGGTGATCGGGCCGGTTGAACTGGCCGGCGTGCCCTGCGTACCGGCTGCCCGGTGTGCGATCGACCTGGCGCGGCAGTTGCGTCGGATGGATGCCCTGCCACTACTCGACGCCGTACTCCGTTCCGGCGCCTGCCGTACCGAGGAGTTGCGTGCCGAGGTGGGGCTGCATGGCGGGCTGCGGGGGGTGTGCCAGGCGCGGAGCCTGGTGTCGATCGCTGACTCTCGCGCGGAATGCAGGCAGGAAAGCCAACTGCGCCTGGTGCTGATCGACGCGGGGCTGCCGGTGCCGGAGCCGCAGATCTGGGTGTTGGACCGGTACGGTTCGCCGACCTACCGGCTGGACCTGGGCTACCGGGAGCGCCGGGTTGGCCTGGAGTACGACGGCGCATCCCACCTCGACCGCAACCGGCTCCGATACGACCGCGCCCGGATGAACTGGCTCGCCGCCAACCGTTGGAAGATGCGCTACTTCACCGCCCACGACCTCTACCGCCGCCCCGCCCACATAGCCGCCACAGTCCGCGCCGCCCTCCACCCCTAACTCGCCCTCGCCCTCGCCCCACCCCCACCCCACCCCCGCCCCACCCCCGCCAAGCGTCGCCGATCTTGCAGTTGTGGCGCCCGATCCATCCCTTTTGTGGTTTGTGTACACGACCACAACTGCAAGATCGACGCGGAGAGCGGGGTGGGGAGCGGGGAGCGGGGTGGGGAGCGGGGAGTGGGGAGCGGGTTAGGGGGTGGTGGTGAGGGCTGTTTCTAGGAGGTTGAGGGCGTGGAGGAGGGTGGGGGTGTCGATTACCAGTGGGGGGAGGAAGCGGAGGACGTTGCCGTAGGTGCCGCAGGTGAGGGTGAGTAGGCCCAGGCGGTGGCAGGCGGCTGAGATGGCGGCGGTGGTGGCGGGGTCGGGGGTGAGGGTGTTCGGGAGGACCAGTTCCACGGCGAGCATGGCGCCTCGGCCGCGTACCTCGGCGATCCTGGGGTCCTGGGCCGCCAGGGCGTGCAGGCGGGGGAGCATGGTGGCTTCGATGTGACGGGCGGCGGTGCGGAGGTCCAGTTCGTGCATGGTTTCGATGGCGGCCAGTGCGGCGGCGCAGGCGATCGGGTTGCCGCCGTAGGTCCCGCCGAGGCCGCCGATGTGTACGGCGTCCATCAGTTCGGCGCGACCGGTGACTGCGGCGAGCGGTAGTCCGCCGGCGATCCCCTTCGCGAGGGTGATCAGGTCCGGCTCGACGCCCTCGTGGTCCAGGGCGAACCAGTCGCCGGTGCGGCAGAAGCCGGTCTGGATCTCGTCGGCGACGAAGACCACCCCGGCGGCCGTCGCCCACTCCCGCAGCGCGGGCAGGAAACCCGGAGCCGGTACGACAAAGCCGCCC is a window of Micromonospora sp. NBC_01699 DNA encoding:
- a CDS encoding type IV toxin-antitoxin system AbiEi family antitoxin domain-containing protein, with protein sequence MEIEGTFRYPELRTAGMSRAVVRHRVARGDLRRVTRGIYVPDPGRLDLLRAVFRRLPIGAVLGYQSAAALHGFGMSAPEAIHVIVPAGVAVPRIQGVIAHEAVLPVIGPVELAGVPCVPAARCAIDLARQLRRMDALPLLDAVLRSGACRTEELRAEVGLHGGLRGVCQARSLVSIADSRAECRQESQLRLVLIDAGLPVPEPQIWVLDRYGSPTYRLDLGYRERRVGLEYDGASHLDRNRLRYDRARMNWLAANRWKMRYFTAHDLYRRPAHIAATVRAALHP